A stretch of DNA from Acidimicrobiales bacterium:
ACGGTGATCCTCCGCGGCCACGCGCCCGACGGCGCCCAGACGTGCGAGGAGTTCGTGCAAGCGGGTGCCGCGGTGGGCGACGACATGCTCGCGGCCCGGCAGGCGTCGATAGGTCCCGGCGACTTGAGCGACATGCTGTTCACCTCGGGCACCACCGGTCGCCCCAAGGGCGTGCTGGCCGAGCACGGCCAAGCGCTGCGTTGCGTGCAGAACTGGGCGGAGGGCGTGGGCTTGCGGGCCGACGACCGCTACTTGATCGTCAACCCGTTCTTCCACTCGTTCGGGTACAAGGCAGGGATCCTCGCGTGCCTCGTCACCGGCGCCACCATGGTGCCGCTCGCGGTGTTCGACGTGGCCCGGATCACCGAGCTGATCGAGGTCGAGCGCGTGTCGATGCTGCCGGGGCCGCCCACCTTGTACCAGACCATGTTGAACGACCCCGACCTCGCCCGGCGCGACCTGTCGTCGCTCCGGTTGGCGGTGACGGGTGCGGCCGCCATCCCCGTCGAGCTCGTGCGGCGCATGCGTGACGACCTCGGTTTCCAGACCGTCGTCACGGCGTACGGGCTCACCGAAGCCAACGGCTTCGTCACGATGTGCCACCACGACGACGACCCCGTGGTGATCGCAACCACGTCGGGTCGGGCGATGCTCGACGTCGAGGTGCGAGTGGTCGACGACGACGGGCGGGAAGTGCCGCGCGGCGAGCCCGGCGAGATCGTGGCTCGTGGCTACAACGTGATGCGCGGCTACTTCGAGGACCCCGTCCGCACCGCCGAGGCCATCGATGCCGAGGGTTGGCTGCACACCGGAGACATCGGGGTCATGGACGAGCAGGGCAACATCCGCATCACCGACCGCAAGAAGGACATGTTCATCTCGGGCGGCTTCAACGCGTACCCGGCCGAGATCGAGAACACCTTGAGCGAGCACCCGGGCATCGCGCAGGCGGCGGTGGTCGGCGTGCCCGACGAGCGACTCGGCGAGGTGGGCGTGGCGTTCGTGGTGGCCCGCACCGGCGTCGATGTCGATCCGGCCGAAGTGGTCGACTGGAGCCGCGAGCGCATGGCCAACTACAAGGTTCCCCGCCGGGTGTTGGTCGTCGATTCGTTGCCGACCAACGCATCGGGCAAGGTCCTCAAGTACGAGCTGCGCGGGGCAGCGACCGAAGGAGCGAGGTGATGGGCGACGCGGCGGCCGACGAGGAGGACTTGCGGGCCGTCGACGGCCGGGTGCCGGGCCGGCGCGGGCGGGCCACCCGTCAACGTCTGCTCGAGTGCACGAAAGACATGCTGCGCTCGTCGTCGTACCGCGACTTGAAAGTGGTGGAGATCGCCCGTGAGGCCGGCACGTCGCCGGCCACCTTCTACCAGTACTTCCCCGACGTCGAGTCGGCCGTGCTGGCCTTGGCCGAGGAGATGGCCGAGGACAAGGTCCGCTTCGCCCGCATCGTCCGCGACGGGAGCTGGAAGGGCCGCGGCGGGTTCGACCGCGCGCTCGCGCTCGCCGATGAGTTCCTGGCGTTCTGGGACGACCACCAGCCGATCTTGCGGGTGGTCGACCTGGCGGCCGAGGAAGGCGACCTGCGCTTTCGTCGCATGCGCACGATGATGCTCAACGAGGTGTTCAACTTGTTGACCGACGCCGTGTCGCAGATGAAGGCCGACGGCCGCCACCCTGACGAGGTCAGCCCCGAGGCGACGGCGGCGACGATGGTGTCGATGCTGGCGCACGTCTCGGCGCATCGCTACGGCCTGGAGTTCTGGGGCATCCCCACGCGCGACCTCCGGGTGAGCATGGCCCGCACGCTGTACTGGTCGGTCACCGGCCAGAAGCCCCCGCAAGCCTGATCCGAACTTCGCAGAGTTGGGGGCGCCATGGCCCCACCACTCTCCGAGAGTCGTCAGAGCGGGGTGGCCTCGCCGAACGTGCCGTGCATGTGCTCGGTCCACGTCGACAGGACGGCGGGCGCGGGGAGGCCGAGGCCGGCCAGCGCCCGGGCGATCGGGTGGTCGCCCAACTCGAGTCGCACGCCGTCGCCGCCGACCACGACCTGGGAGCCCTTGCCGCCCTGGGTGAAGGGCGTGGTGTGCGGCGCGCCGTCGAGGTACGTGTACGTGGCCATCTCCATGTCGGCCTGCTCGTCGCTGCCGCCACGGGGCACGGTGATGTCGAGCACGAGCT
This window harbors:
- a CDS encoding FadD3 family acyl-CoA ligase; this encodes MTDDPQRADHRWGTTGALVRDAVDRFGAAEAVVDGEVRLSWDDLGERVDAAARAFLAAGVEVGDRVAIWAPNMWEWPVALLGLQSVGGVLVPLNTRYKGDEAAYILGASRAKILLTVNGFLGYDYADMLRRTGVDLPALEGTVILRGHAPDGAQTCEEFVQAGAAVGDDMLAARQASIGPGDLSDMLFTSGTTGRPKGVLAEHGQALRCVQNWAEGVGLRADDRYLIVNPFFHSFGYKAGILACLVTGATMVPLAVFDVARITELIEVERVSMLPGPPTLYQTMLNDPDLARRDLSSLRLAVTGAAAIPVELVRRMRDDLGFQTVVTAYGLTEANGFVTMCHHDDDPVVIATTSGRAMLDVEVRVVDDDGREVPRGEPGEIVARGYNVMRGYFEDPVRTAEAIDAEGWLHTGDIGVMDEQGNIRITDRKKDMFISGGFNAYPAEIENTLSEHPGIAQAAVVGVPDERLGEVGVAFVVARTGVDVDPAEVVDWSRERMANYKVPRRVLVVDSLPTNASGKVLKYELRGAATEGAR
- a CDS encoding TetR family transcriptional regulator, which produces MGDAAADEEDLRAVDGRVPGRRGRATRQRLLECTKDMLRSSSYRDLKVVEIAREAGTSPATFYQYFPDVESAVLALAEEMAEDKVRFARIVRDGSWKGRGGFDRALALADEFLAFWDDHQPILRVVDLAAEEGDLRFRRMRTMMLNEVFNLLTDAVSQMKADGRHPDEVSPEATAATMVSMLAHVSAHRYGLEFWGIPTRDLRVSMARTLYWSVTGQKPPQA